In Halorientalis litorea, one DNA window encodes the following:
- a CDS encoding type B DNA-directed DNA polymerase: MPFSIDFLNDGRVLEWEATADGAVATERDDYTPRFYVAARDPASDIDLTTLQSVYDQHPDVVATELVARRPGFRRDEEAVLAVDVAHIDRVTPLARQARQLSDYPVGDLACFNVDFSREFRYCLETGADPTPASELSTLRLSVPVTETSNDVYEELSVAGDTVTGSPTDILTAVQGALEAHDPDVLVCSTSEIVPTLYEMATDAGVNDFSLSRWPDVDYQQLASRSTYSSYGRVGHSPARYNVPGRAIIDESNTFFYGETNLDGVLGLVSRSKKPVQELAWASIGNVLTAIQICEAHDRGVLVPWNSWRHEFYKPMGTLHDADRGGFIFAPEVGLHENVHELDFSSLYPNIICTRNVSPDVIRCDCHGDRDDVPGLEYSICDDRGYLVDVLQPIINARDEIKAAIRREKERDDPDEDRLAELEGRSGALKWILVACFGYQGFSNAKFGRIECHEAINAFAREILLTAKQRLEAGGWRVVHGIVDSIWVTPDPDIDDEDRENLETLATEITEGVEIRLEHEAHYDWVAFVPQRESDAGALTKYFGKVAGDDEFKLRGIEARQRSTPPFIERVQRECLNRFDATRSPDAVLGCLQDAIDQLHAGRVPIEQLVERNRVSKPLEGYTQNTQNVAALKRARDQNLAIHPGQDIEYVVVDDGKTSRERVALAHEEVEMYDPDYYETELIRAVEGVLSPLDRTRSDIRRALSETRAPELTAFMESKKN; this comes from the coding sequence ATGCCGTTCAGTATCGACTTTCTGAACGACGGCCGCGTCCTGGAGTGGGAGGCAACCGCCGACGGCGCCGTCGCGACCGAGCGCGATGACTACACCCCACGCTTCTACGTCGCCGCTCGCGACCCAGCGTCCGACATCGACCTCACGACGCTCCAATCGGTGTACGACCAGCACCCGGATGTCGTCGCGACCGAACTGGTGGCGCGACGCCCCGGCTTTCGACGAGACGAGGAGGCCGTTCTCGCTGTCGACGTTGCCCACATCGATCGCGTCACTCCACTCGCCCGGCAGGCGCGCCAGCTGTCGGACTATCCAGTCGGGGATCTCGCCTGTTTCAACGTGGACTTTTCGCGAGAGTTCCGGTACTGTCTGGAGACCGGCGCCGATCCGACGCCGGCGAGCGAGCTGTCGACGCTCCGGCTCAGTGTTCCGGTGACCGAAACGAGCAACGACGTCTACGAGGAACTATCCGTCGCTGGCGACACCGTCACCGGCTCGCCGACGGATATCCTGACCGCCGTCCAGGGGGCGCTCGAAGCGCACGATCCAGATGTCCTGGTCTGCTCGACGAGCGAGATCGTCCCGACGCTGTACGAGATGGCGACGGACGCCGGCGTCAACGACTTCTCGCTGAGTCGGTGGCCGGACGTCGACTACCAGCAGCTCGCGAGCCGGTCGACGTACTCAAGCTACGGTCGCGTCGGTCACTCACCGGCGCGGTACAACGTGCCCGGCCGGGCGATCATCGACGAGTCGAACACGTTCTTCTACGGGGAGACGAACCTCGACGGCGTCCTCGGCCTCGTGTCGCGCTCGAAAAAGCCCGTCCAGGAGCTCGCGTGGGCGTCGATCGGGAACGTCCTCACCGCGATTCAAATCTGTGAGGCCCACGACCGCGGCGTCCTCGTCCCGTGGAACTCCTGGCGCCACGAGTTCTACAAGCCGATGGGGACGCTCCACGACGCCGACCGCGGCGGCTTCATCTTTGCCCCCGAGGTCGGCCTTCACGAGAACGTCCACGAACTCGACTTCTCCTCGTTGTACCCGAACATCATCTGTACCCGGAACGTCTCACCGGACGTCATCCGGTGTGACTGCCACGGCGACCGCGACGACGTCCCCGGGCTCGAATACTCGATCTGCGACGACCGGGGCTACCTCGTCGATGTGCTACAGCCAATCATCAACGCACGCGACGAGATCAAGGCGGCCATCCGTCGTGAGAAGGAACGGGACGATCCCGACGAGGACCGCCTGGCTGAACTCGAAGGGCGGTCGGGAGCGCTAAAGTGGATCCTCGTCGCCTGCTTCGGGTATCAGGGGTTCAGCAACGCGAAGTTCGGCCGCATCGAGTGCCACGAAGCGATCAACGCGTTCGCTCGGGAGATTCTACTGACGGCGAAACAGCGACTGGAAGCTGGCGGCTGGCGCGTCGTCCACGGGATCGTCGACTCCATCTGGGTGACGCCAGACCCCGACATCGACGACGAGGATCGCGAGAACCTCGAGACGCTAGCGACGGAGATTACGGAAGGCGTCGAAATTCGGCTCGAACACGAAGCCCACTACGACTGGGTGGCGTTCGTCCCGCAGCGCGAGAGCGACGCCGGCGCGCTGACGAAGTACTTCGGGAAGGTCGCCGGCGACGACGAGTTCAAACTGAGAGGGATCGAAGCCCGGCAGCGCTCGACGCCACCCTTCATCGAAAGAGTTCAGCGAGAGTGCCTCAATCGATTCGATGCGACTCGGTCACCGGACGCGGTGCTCGGATGTCTTCAGGATGCAATCGACCAGCTACACGCTGGTCGGGTCCCGATTGAGCAGCTCGTCGAACGGAATCGTGTATCCAAACCACTCGAAGGCTACACCCAAAACACGCAGAACGTGGCGGCGCTGAAGCGCGCTCGTGACCAGAACCTCGCCATCCATCCGGGACAGGACATCGAGTACGTCGTCGTTGACGATGGGAAGACCTCGCGAGAGCGGGTCGCATTGGCTCACGAGGAAGTCGAGATGTACGATCCGGACTACTACGAGACGGAACTCATCAGAGCTGTCGAGGGCGTTCTCTCACCATTAGACAGGACCCGGTCAGACATTCGTCGAGCGCTCTCGGAGACACGGGCGCCAGAGCTGACAGCGTTCATGGAGTCGAAAAAGAATTAA
- a CDS encoding RNA-guided endonuclease InsQ/TnpB family protein, whose product MSVVVRRTNTFAVRPLSEQDEQLLRELLDASASLWNELNYERRQNFFDGNSVWDTDDYRKQYVGILGSATAQQVIRKNSEAWRSFFAAREDGEDTAPPGYWGNEEAGRELRTYIRNDSYTIETGERSRLEIPVGQDLKDEYGLGYYDRLRLEVCGAPKWDGEQGRLELYFDEIDDTFRAIQPVTVPDSRQDSPLADESAALDVGANNLVACTTTTGQQYLYEGRDLFARFRETTEEIARLQSKLQEGRNSSQRIRSLYRKRTRRRDHAQDALVRNLIERLYDEGVDTVYVGDLTDVLVDYWSAEVNEKTHQFWAYRSFIDRLATTAEEYGITVEVRTEAYTTAECPVCGEREKTERDGDVFRCSCGYEGHADLGASRTFLERQAGVNLDVGSMARPVRLKWDDHIWSELSRSPERASPNEERTNRSTRTGKLASVGAA is encoded by the coding sequence ATGTCTGTTGTCGTGAGGCGAACCAATACGTTCGCGGTGCGACCGCTCTCCGAGCAGGATGAGCAACTGCTCCGTGAGCTGTTGGACGCCTCCGCCAGCCTCTGGAACGAACTGAACTACGAGCGCCGCCAGAACTTCTTCGACGGCAACTCCGTATGGGATACTGACGACTACCGCAAACAGTACGTCGGTATCCTCGGCTCCGCTACTGCCCAACAAGTCATCCGTAAGAACAGCGAGGCGTGGCGGTCGTTCTTCGCCGCCCGGGAAGATGGCGAGGACACAGCCCCTCCCGGTTACTGGGGCAACGAGGAAGCCGGTAGAGAGTTGCGGACGTACATCCGCAACGACTCCTACACCATCGAAACTGGTGAACGGAGTCGCCTCGAAATCCCGGTCGGCCAAGACCTGAAAGATGAGTACGGACTTGGCTACTACGACCGCCTGCGGCTCGAAGTCTGCGGCGCTCCCAAGTGGGACGGCGAACAGGGCCGATTGGAACTGTACTTCGACGAGATCGACGACACGTTCAGAGCCATTCAACCTGTCACTGTCCCGGATTCTCGACAGGATTCACCACTAGCCGACGAATCGGCTGCTCTGGATGTAGGCGCGAACAACCTCGTCGCTTGTACCACCACCACCGGCCAGCAGTATCTCTACGAGGGACGCGACCTTTTCGCCCGCTTCCGTGAAACCACCGAAGAAATCGCGAGGCTCCAATCGAAACTCCAAGAGGGCCGAAACAGTAGCCAGCGGATTCGATCCCTGTACCGCAAGCGAACGCGCCGCCGCGACCACGCCCAAGACGCTCTCGTGCGGAATTTGATCGAGCGACTATACGACGAAGGTGTCGATACGGTGTACGTCGGCGACCTTACGGACGTGCTGGTGGACTACTGGAGCGCGGAAGTGAACGAGAAAACCCACCAGTTCTGGGCGTATCGCTCGTTCATCGATCGTCTCGCCACGACCGCCGAGGAGTACGGTATCACGGTCGAAGTCCGCACAGAAGCATACACGACGGCGGAATGTCCAGTGTGTGGCGAACGAGAGAAGACGGAGCGGGACGGCGACGTGTTCCGCTGTTCGTGTGGCTACGAGGGGCACGCCGACCTCGGTGCGTCACGGACATTCCTCGAACGACAGGCTGGCGTGAATCTGGACGTCGGGTCGATGGCACGGCCTGTGCGCCTCAAGTGGGACGACCATATCTGGTCGGAGTTATCACGCTCTCCCGAGAGGGCCAGTCCCAACGAGGAGCGCACAAACCGGAGTACCCGCACGGGGAAACTTGCCTCCGTGGGTGCGGCATAG
- a CDS encoding SOS response-associated peptidase, with translation MCGRNSLFIDQADLEARFDAEVVTDGGYTPRYNIAPGDDLHIITNEAPGEIDAYHWGLIPFWADEPEEGIINARSETADEKRVFERAWESRPCLVPSSGFYEWKSPNCGSKQPYRIYREDDPAFAMAGLWDVWEGDDETISCVTILTTEPNDLMDSIHDRMPVVLPQDAESDWLTADPNTRKELCQPYPNDDLDAYEISTRVNNPGNDDPQVIEPLDHEQSGLGEFSS, from the coding sequence ATGTGTGGCCGAAACTCGCTCTTCATCGACCAGGCTGACCTCGAGGCCCGCTTCGACGCCGAGGTCGTCACGGATGGTGGGTATACACCACGATACAACATCGCGCCTGGCGACGACCTCCACATCATCACGAACGAGGCTCCAGGCGAGATCGACGCCTACCACTGGGGCCTGATTCCGTTCTGGGCGGACGAGCCCGAGGAGGGCATCATCAACGCTCGCTCCGAGACTGCCGACGAGAAACGTGTCTTCGAGAGGGCATGGGAATCGCGCCCCTGTCTCGTCCCCTCATCGGGCTTCTACGAGTGGAAATCGCCAAACTGCGGGTCGAAACAGCCCTACCGGATTTACCGTGAAGACGACCCTGCCTTCGCGATGGCCGGGCTCTGGGACGTCTGGGAGGGCGACGACGAGACGATCTCGTGCGTCACTATTCTCACGACGGAGCCGAACGACTTGATGGACTCCATCCACGACCGGATGCCGGTCGTCCTCCCACAGGACGCTGAGTCCGACTGGCTCACCGCAGACCCGAACACCCGCAAGGAACTGTGCCAGCCGTATCCGAATGACGATCTCGACGCCTACGAGATCTCGACGCGAGTTAACAACCCCGGCAACGACGATCCCCAGGTCATCGAGCCGCTAGACCACGAGCAATCTGGCCTCGGCGAGTTCAGTTCCTGA